The genomic stretch GGGATGCACGACGGTGCTCCCGAGGAGGTGAGATGGCAGGGGGCGATCGCCGCCCGTTTGCCGCGATCGTTCTTCGGATGCCGGGATTGGCGTGGCGTGGCCTGACCGCTGCCTCCGCCGTGACGCCCGTGAGCAGGAGCGAGAAGGGATCCGTTTCCACAACCGCAGACGCTTCCCCCTCCCCTATCCGTCCCCTTGCCCGATTGAGAATGGGTCCTCCCCGGCGATTCCGCCTGCCTCCCGGCGGTGAGAGGGAAGATCGGGCGGAACCGGAAGGGGGAGGCTCCAACCGGGATCGAGTTCCGTGTACGGATCGCCATTTCGAACGAACCTCCCTGCCGGTCCAGGCGTATCCCAGCAGTGTGCGGCATTCCAGGGTCACGGGGCATCGGGACGGGTCGCGGCGGGCCGAGCGTTCCATTCCCGTCGCAATGTTCCGTCATGCGGGCGCTCCGGAGCGAAAGGGACGGCAGCTCCGGCAGTAAGCCGCTGATCCCGCCTCTCCGCGGGGGAAGCAGCCTTCCTGCCGCTCCCGGCGGGTTCAGGCAGTTTCACCCTTTGCGGTTGCGGGGCGGCGCCTCTCATTCCGGGTGAATCCGGGAAAGGGCTGGCGCATTGCCCGATAGAGATAGAAAAAAAGATGGGTATCAGTAGAGCTTGTTCACTGCATCGATCTGGGCAGGGGTTGTCCTCGTGAGCCCCAGCGCCGCACCAATGGACGGGCGGACTTCGAGACTGAACTTTGTGGATGTGCCAAGCTCGGCAGTTGGCATGACATAGACCGTGAACTGCTCACCGGACTCCAGCAGGAGGTCGGTGTCGCCGAAGTTCTGCTCGGAGATGTTCCACTTTCCGCCCTCGGCTGGATCGCCGGTAAGGTTTGTCACGTTTGCAATGGTCTCCACCGTGGATGCTGTGGACCATACCATCTGGACCTTGGTCATGTCGATGGGAGCGCCGCCCGCAGCAAGACCGACAGTGAACCGGACCGTATCCATCTCGCCATTACCGTTGGTATCCAGGCCATAGACATCCCCGAGGATCTCCATGTTCGAGGTAGCCTGGCTCACGCCGGTATGTACGACCCGCTGGCTCTCCTGGGTGGTAAAGAACCCGGCTCCCAGGACGACATACGAGAACACCGCCGCCACGACGACGAATGCGATCAGCACGATCGCCGCCTCGAGGCCGGTGAATGCATCTTCACGATTCATGCTTCTCATACTTCTACACCTTGTGAGTGTATATTGGATCCCTCCAATACCACAAAATACGTTAAATGATTTATTATTATTTAAATTTTTCTATTTTTCAATATCCAATTTCTATCCTTATGAAATAATTATATTGGAAATAACAGGTCATTGAAACAACCCAGTAATTTTAGAATGAATTCAAAATGGGGAAATATTCTTATAACATGGTTTTTGAGGTCAGCTCACGGCCCCTCGTTCCCCTCGCGGATCCGCCGCAGGGCGGCTTCGGCCTTCGCGCGGACGCCGCCGTCGGCGTCATGGAGCGCCTGCTCCAGGGCCGGAACGGCCCGGGCATCCCCGAAACGGCCCAGGGACTTCGCCGCCTCCCGCCGCACGAAGCGGTTCTCGTCCCGAAGGGCGGGTATGAGGGGGCCGATCGCGGCAGGTTCGCCGATGATCCGCAGGGCGATCGCCGCTCCCATGCGGACATGCCAGTCGGCATCGCCCAGCGAGCGGAGCATCGGTTCGACCGCCGCCTCTCCCATGCCCGCGAGCGCCTGCACCGCACTCTCCCGCATGGACCGCCTTTCGTCTTTCATCGCCTCGATCAGCGCATGAATCGCCCGCTCTCCCCCGACCTTCCCCAGGGATCGCGCCGCCTCCTCCCGCACGGCGGGGTCCTCGTCGCGGAGGGCCCGGATGAGAGGATCGATGACCCTGGGATCCCGTTTCCCGCCCAGGGTGCGGACCGCCTCCTCCCGCATCCGTGCATCCTTCAGGCGCAGCGCCTCGATGCACCATCCGATCTCGTCCGATACAGGGGGTTTCTGATGCGGCTGACCGCGATCGGCGGCATCCCCGGATCGCGGCACGGACTCCTGCCGCCGGCATCGCGCGAGCAGGGCGAGGGCGGAGACGACCCATATATCGATACCGGCGTTGAGCACGGCGAGAACGGGGTCGAGGGTGTGCCCGCTGAAGAAGAGCCACCCCGTCAGCAACCCGACTGCAGCCACGAGGAGGATCGTCACCTGCAACCCGCGGTGGGGATACCAGAGGGAGACCAGAATGATCGGGATGATGTAGAGGTGGGGGAGGAGGTAGTAGACCTGGGGGATGATCGGCTGCCCGCTCACGGCGTAGACGGTCACCAGGAGGGAGACGATGGCGAATGCCCCGATCAACCACAGCCGCACGATATCGGTCTCCCTGGCGGAGACCCGCGCGAGGTGCTTTGTCTGCTCCATGGCGATAATCTCCTTGTTGAAATTTTTACTATAAATAGAATTCGAAAATTGAATAATAGTAAATTTTAATATTAATTAAAAACTACAGGTAAATCATCGTTATATATATCAAACACGTCGAAATGATTCGGGAATAGCCTGCCCCGAGAGTGCGGGCGGGCGCAGGTGATATCGTGGAGAAGCAGGACATCCTCTCCCTGGCGGCGGCGATGGCGATCGTTGCGATCCTTGCCCTGGTGGTGAAGCCCGCCCTCTCCGGCGAGGACATCCTCGGGGTCTCGCTTCCGAGCGGCAGGGAGGCGGAGGCCACTCCGGTGCCGGCACGGTCGGCACCGCTCCCGACGCCCCGTCCCACAACCCCTGCTCCGGCGCCGTCCCCAACCGCAGCATGGAACGGGGCGCCGAAGTCCATCGGTTTTGTCGACCCGGCAGTCTACCAGATCCAGAGCGGAGACTCCGGGCCCCGGCTCAGCACGCCCCCCGCCCAGCCGCAGGACCACAGCCTGGTCACCTACGCCGTCATCCAGGGGCGCTGGAGCGGCACGACCGAGATCCTGCGCATCCCCTTCCCCTACTGGGAGATGCACTACACGGCGGAGCCTCTCGTCGACGTCTCGGAGGATCACGTCACCGTCTTCCCCCGCATCAATATCCAGGTGATGGACGCGGACGACCCGAACCGGTTCGTGCGGGTGGCGAATCCGGATATCCTGGATTCCCGCCTCTTCGCCGAGAACGATCCCCGCCCCTGGATCGAGAAGTTCTATGAGGGCAACCGCAATTACTACTTCGTCATCAACGCGCGGTTCGTGTCCTCCTACACGATCGAGATCAAGGTTCCGAAGCGGTACGTCGCGTGATCGCCTCGCCGATGCCGCACCGCTCCCGCAGGGGATATCGCCCTCCGGCTGCATACTCGTGCGTGCGACCGTGTCCGATCCCGGATGCGGATACGGCATTCTGCCCGGTCATGCATCTGACCTACTTCCCTCTCCCGTACTCTCCCCATCCCAATGGCATGCCACGCGTCCGGCACCCGGGGAGCCGCGCGAGCGGGGATGCCCTGCCTCCGCGTATCGCGTTGAAGAGCGGGGGGCATGGAGGCAGGGCATCTCTCCATCGGAGCCTCGCCGAGCGCGATTTTCCGGTGCAGGGGGGGTGTGGGATCGTGCGCATCGGCGAGGCTGGACCACCAGTGCCCGATTCACGGAGTTGTGCGCGAAATCAGCTGCAATTCGGAGATGGATCCAAGGGCCCATGCCTGTCGCGCGGGAGCGCCCCGGTCGAACGATTCTGGGAGGCGCATCCCCCGAGGATCAGGGGGATACCCGGCTTTCGTTACTGCTGCTGGATGCAAGGAAAAGAGATATCGGGGGGCGGGAAATTGGCAGATCCTCGACGAGCCCGTGCAATGGAAGATTGAGGTCAGTCCAGCTTCCGCTTTCCCATGGCCTCGATATACGTGACCTCTTTGCCGGGCTCTAACTCGCGGAGGGATTCGTCGGTGACCTGCAGCTCGAACATGGTATAGTCTTTCGTATCCATCAGCTGGACCGTGTTCCCGGCGATCGAGATCACCTGGCCGCTCTTGCGCTCGACGATCGGCACGTAGATCTTCGCCGAGACCGGCTGTACGATGGATCGCTTCACGCCGTCGAAGATGCCCACCGCATCGATCCTCGACTTGGCTGCTCCGTGCTTTCCGGGCTTCGACGTCGCGATCCCCAGGATCTTGCTCGGCTCGTCGTCGATCACGACATAGCGCCCCTCTTTCAGCTTTCCAACCTCAGTCTGTTCCTTCATTGCGATTCACATCTCTTGCGCTAGTAATTTATCTTGATTGCATTACATAAATTAATCGACGGATTTAAACCGATCCAGCGAGAAAGGAGGTTTGAGTCCGAGCGGAGCAGGTTATCCAGCATGGATCTTCTCAAGCACTTCGAAGAGATCTCAGAGACGGTGGAGGATCTCATCCGGGATCTGACAGGGACCCGCGAGGCCGGAGAGTACATGGGCATGGGTGCGGACGGGACGCCTACGCAGAAGATCGACCGGATCGTCGAGGACAGCATACTCACCTATCTGGATGCCAATCCATTCTGCAAAACCCTGATCAGCGAAGAGGCCGGACGGCGCGACCTCGCGGGCGAGAAGGGGACGCTATTCCTGGATCCTATCGATGGCACCTACAATGCCGTCACGGGGATCCCGTTCTACGCACTCTCGATGGCGTACGCAGAGGGCGGAG from Methanomicrobiales archaeon encodes the following:
- a CDS encoding HEAT repeat domain-containing protein, with product MEQTKHLARVSARETDIVRLWLIGAFAIVSLLVTVYAVSGQPIIPQVYYLLPHLYIIPIILVSLWYPHRGLQVTILLVAAVGLLTGWLFFSGHTLDPVLAVLNAGIDIWVVSALALLARCRRQESVPRSGDAADRGQPHQKPPVSDEIGWCIEALRLKDARMREEAVRTLGGKRDPRVIDPLIRALRDEDPAVREEAARSLGKVGGERAIHALIEAMKDERRSMRESAVQALAGMGEAAVEPMLRSLGDADWHVRMGAAIALRIIGEPAAIGPLIPALRDENRFVRREAAKSLGRFGDARAVPALEQALHDADGGVRAKAEAALRRIREGNEGP
- a CDS encoding translation initiation factor IF-5A: MKEQTEVGKLKEGRYVVIDDEPSKILGIATSKPGKHGAAKSRIDAVGIFDGVKRSIVQPVSAKIYVPIVERKSGQVISIAGNTVQLMDTKDYTMFELQVTDESLRELEPGKEVTYIEAMGKRKLD
- a CDS encoding flagellin, which translates into the protein MRSMNREDAFTGLEAAIVLIAFVVVAAVFSYVVLGAGFFTTQESQRVVHTGVSQATSNMEILGDVYGLDTNGNGEMDTVRFTVGLAAGGAPIDMTKVQMVWSTASTVETIANVTNLTGDPAEGGKWNISEQNFGDTDLLLESGEQFTVYVMPTAELGTSTKFSLEVRPSIGAALGLTRTTPAQIDAVNKLY